In the Tepidimicrobium xylanilyticum genome, ACTTTAGAACAATTAAAAGAATTAGGCTTAGATGAAGAAATTGCAAAGAAGATATTAGAAGCATATAAAGAAGCTATAAAAGATAAATATGTACCTATAGAAAGGTTCAACGAAGTAAACGAGGAAAAGAAAGAATTAAAAAATCAACTAGAAGATAGAGACAAGCAACTTCAAGAGTTAAAGGTTAAAGCTGCAGGAAATGAGGAACTAACAGCTAAAATAACTGAACTAGAAGAACTAAATAAGCAAACTAAGGAAGAGTATGAGAATAAAATAGCAGCACTAAAGAAAGAAACAGCTATAGAACTAAAGCTTAAAGATGAAAAGGCTAGAAATATAAAAGCAGTAAAAGCTTTGTTAGATTTAGATAAGGTTTCACTAGATGGAGATAACTTAATAGGATTAGATGAACAACTAAAGGGTCTGAAAGAATCAGACCCTTATTTATTTGGCGAGGATAAGCTTTCGGGTAGAGAACCAAAACCACCAACAGACCCAGTACCAAACGAATACAAGAAAAACCCATTTTCAAAAGAACATTTCAATCTAACAGAGCAAGGAAGAATATTTAGAGAGAATCCAGAACTTGCAGCTAAACTTAAAGCAGCTGCAGAGGGAAAATAATTAAAGAAAAGGAGAGATGATTTATTATGACTATTACAAGAATAGCTGATGTGATACAACCAGAAGTGTTTACACCGTATACAATTCAAAGGACAATGGAGCTATCAGCTCTAATCCAAAGCGGGATAGCTGAAAACA is a window encoding:
- a CDS encoding phage scaffolding protein, with protein sequence MTLEQLKELGLDEEIAKKILEAYKEAIKDKYVPIERFNEVNEEKKELKNQLEDRDKQLQELKVKAAGNEELTAKITELEELNKQTKEEYENKIAALKKETAIELKLKDEKARNIKAVKALLDLDKVSLDGDNLIGLDEQLKGLKESDPYLFGEDKLSGREPKPPTDPVPNEYKKNPFSKEHFNLTEQGRIFRENPELAAKLKAAAEGK